A stretch of the Nitratireductor thuwali genome encodes the following:
- a CDS encoding TIGR02300 family protein has product MAKPQLGTKRICPETGRKFYDLNRDPIVSPYTGQSYPRSYFEAGGDFLVEEEEEIEEKEVDSEEGPEIVSLEDADEETKGSGDDLPDLDDEDEVELDDDDDDTFLADEEEEDDDVKGIIGVGEDDEES; this is encoded by the coding sequence GTGGCTAAACCGCAACTTGGCACAAAACGCATCTGCCCCGAAACGGGCCGCAAGTTCTATGATCTGAACCGGGACCCGATCGTCTCGCCCTATACAGGCCAGTCCTATCCGCGCAGCTATTTCGAAGCCGGCGGAGATTTCCTGGTCGAGGAAGAGGAAGAGATCGAGGAAAAGGAAGTCGACTCCGAAGAAGGTCCGGAGATCGTCTCGCTCGAAGACGCCGATGAGGAGACCAAGGGCAGCGGCGACGACCTGCCCGACCTCGATGACGAGGACGAGGTGGAACTTGACGATGACGACGACGACACCTTCCTCGCGGATGAGGAAGAGGAAGACGACGACGTGAAGGGAATCATCGGCGTCGGCGAAGACGACGAGGAAAGCTGA
- the cmk gene encoding (d)CMP kinase yields the protein MAIAIDGPAASGKGTLARRLAAKYGLHHLDTGLTYRAVAKALLDKGLPLDDEAVAEREARTLDLSRLDRELLSTHEVGEAASRVAVMPGVRRALVEKQRAFAAMPPGAILDGRDIGTVVCPDAPVKLYVTASAAVRAERRWKEVVEQGGRAEYAQILADVERRDARDMGRADSPLRPADDAHLLDTSEMDIETAFQAACAYIDAAFGR from the coding sequence ATGGCCATCGCCATCGATGGCCCTGCTGCCTCGGGCAAGGGCACGCTGGCACGTCGGCTGGCGGCGAAATACGGACTTCACCACCTGGATACCGGCCTCACATATCGGGCCGTGGCCAAGGCTCTTCTCGACAAGGGCCTTCCGCTGGACGACGAGGCCGTGGCCGAGCGCGAGGCAAGGACGCTCGATCTCTCCAGGTTGGACCGCGAGCTGCTTTCGACCCACGAGGTCGGCGAGGCGGCATCCAGGGTGGCGGTGATGCCGGGCGTGCGCCGGGCGCTGGTGGAAAAGCAGCGCGCATTTGCCGCCATGCCGCCCGGCGCGATCCTCGATGGGCGGGACATCGGCACGGTGGTTTGCCCCGATGCACCGGTGAAGCTCTACGTGACGGCGAGCGCGGCCGTGCGCGCCGAGCGGCGCTGGAAGGAGGTCGTGGAGCAGGGCGGCAGGGCCGAATATGCGCAGATTCTGGCCGATGTGGAGCGCCGCGACGCGCGCGATATGGGCCGCGCCGACAGCCCGCTGCGGCCGGCGGACGACGCGCACTTGCTAGATACGAGCGAAATGGATATAGAGACCGCGTTTCAGGCCGCTTGCGCTTATATAGACGCCGCATTTGGCCGCTGA
- a CDS encoding CGNR zinc finger domain-containing protein: MQGMEGPVPFFFGGRLCLDFVNTVNSRSCPATKDYLPDYSSLAGWCRQTGALDAPVLSGLEAHAASEPAAAAAAHGEAVALREALYRVFRAVIAGSHSPPPDLALLNQWLREARSRQVLAEQAAGFEWRWEHLRRELRAPLMAVAVSAGALLCDDLKRLKDCPGPEGCGWLFYDGTKNNSRRWCSMDHCGGAAKARRYAARHGGAVSDRKSEAG; the protein is encoded by the coding sequence ATGCAAGGCATGGAAGGACCGGTTCCCTTCTTCTTTGGGGGCAGGCTGTGCCTCGATTTCGTCAACACCGTCAACAGCCGGTCGTGCCCGGCGACAAAGGACTATCTCCCCGACTATTCTTCGCTCGCCGGCTGGTGCCGGCAGACGGGCGCGCTCGACGCGCCGGTACTGTCCGGTCTTGAAGCCCATGCTGCCAGCGAACCGGCCGCTGCCGCCGCCGCCCACGGGGAAGCGGTCGCGCTGCGGGAAGCGCTATATCGGGTGTTCCGCGCGGTAATCGCCGGCTCGCACTCTCCGCCGCCGGACCTCGCGCTGCTCAATCAATGGCTGCGCGAGGCGCGTTCGCGGCAGGTGCTGGCCGAGCAGGCTGCCGGTTTTGAATGGCGCTGGGAACACCTGCGCCGGGAGTTGCGCGCGCCGCTGATGGCCGTTGCCGTTTCGGCCGGAGCGCTGCTTTGCGACGACCTGAAGCGCCTCAAGGACTGTCCGGGGCCGGAGGGCTGCGGCTGGCTCTTCTACGACGGAACCAAGAACAATTCGCGCCGCTGGTGCAGCATGGACCATTGCGGAGGCGCGGCCAAAGCGCGCCGCTACGCCGCCCGCCATGGCGGCGCCGTATCGGACCGGAAATCGGAAGCAGGGTGA
- the aroA gene encoding 3-phosphoshikimate 1-carboxyvinyltransferase translates to MNDHPKPQPATSRKSGPLFGKARLPGDKSISHRAFMFGGLASGETRITGLLEGEDVLRTGEAMKAMGARIERNGAEWVIQGTGNGCLLEPAEPLDFGNAGTGVRLTMGLVGTYDMKTHFLGDPSLSKRPMGRVLDPLREMGTQVLKAEPGDRLPITLQGPQRAAPISYRVPMPSAQVKSAVLLAALNTPGVTTVIEPVMTRDHTEKMLAGFGAALEVETDTEGMRHIRIEGQGRLQGQVIAVPGDPSSAGFPLVAALIVPGSDITIENVLMNPTRTGLILTLQEMGADIELMNRRSAGGEDVADLRVRSSELKGVRVPPERAPSMIDEYPVLAVAASFAEGETLMEGLEELRVKESDRLSAVANGLKANGVDCTEGETTLSVRGAPEGRGLGGGTVETHLDHRIAMSFLILGLATAKPVTVDDRAMIATSFPEFMRLMTDLGAEIE, encoded by the coding sequence ATGAACGATCATCCCAAGCCGCAGCCCGCGACCAGCCGGAAGAGCGGCCCCCTTTTCGGCAAGGCCCGACTTCCCGGCGACAAATCCATCTCCCACCGCGCCTTCATGTTTGGCGGGCTGGCCTCGGGGGAAACCCGCATCACCGGCCTTCTCGAAGGCGAGGACGTATTGCGCACGGGTGAAGCGATGAAGGCAATGGGCGCCCGGATAGAGCGGAACGGGGCCGAATGGGTGATCCAGGGAACGGGGAATGGCTGTCTCCTGGAGCCGGCGGAGCCGCTGGATTTCGGCAATGCAGGCACCGGCGTGCGTCTGACCATGGGATTGGTCGGGACCTACGACATGAAAACGCACTTCCTCGGCGATCCGTCCCTATCGAAGCGCCCGATGGGCCGTGTGCTCGATCCACTGCGCGAGATGGGAACCCAGGTGCTGAAGGCCGAGCCTGGCGATCGGCTCCCGATCACTCTGCAGGGGCCGCAGCGCGCCGCCCCCATCAGCTATCGCGTGCCGATGCCGTCGGCGCAGGTAAAGTCCGCCGTGCTTCTGGCCGCCCTCAACACGCCCGGCGTGACCACCGTGATCGAGCCGGTGATGACCCGCGACCATACCGAAAAGATGCTCGCGGGCTTCGGCGCGGCGCTGGAGGTGGAGACAGACACCGAAGGCATGCGCCACATCCGCATCGAGGGGCAGGGCAGGCTCCAGGGGCAGGTGATTGCCGTGCCGGGCGACCCCTCCTCCGCCGGGTTCCCGCTGGTGGCGGCGCTGATCGTGCCCGGCTCGGACATCACCATCGAGAATGTGCTGATGAACCCGACCCGCACGGGCCTCATCCTGACACTGCAGGAGATGGGCGCGGACATCGAGCTCATGAACAGGCGCAGTGCCGGTGGCGAGGACGTGGCCGACCTGCGCGTGCGGTCTTCCGAGCTTAAGGGCGTGCGGGTTCCGCCGGAACGCGCGCCGTCGATGATCGACGAGTATCCGGTCTTGGCCGTCGCGGCATCCTTCGCCGAAGGCGAGACGCTGATGGAGGGGCTGGAAGAACTGCGGGTGAAGGAATCGGACCGCCTGTCCGCCGTGGCCAACGGCCTCAAGGCCAATGGCGTGGACTGCACGGAGGGCGAAACCACGCTCAGCGTGCGCGGCGCACCGGAGGGCAGGGGCCTGGGCGGCGGCACGGTCGAAACCCACCTTGACCATCGCATCGCCATGAGCTTCCTGATTCTGGGGTTGGCGACCGCGAAGCCGGTCACCGTCGACGATCGCGCCATGATCGCCACCAGCTTCCCCGAATTCATGAGGCTGATGACCGATCTCGGAGCCGAGATCGAATAG
- a CDS encoding SDR family oxidoreductase has translation MGSEKTAMIVGGGSGMGAEAARKLSADGYQVAILSSSGKGEALANELGGLGFTGSNRNPDDLKRFVDMTVERFGRIDALINGAGHGPKGPVLEISDEDWHIGMETYLLNVIRATRLVTPVMLAQGSGSIVNISTYATFEPEEMFPTSGVFRAGLAAFTKLFCDRYAVRNLRMNNVLPGFIDSLPEKEDRRSRIPMGRYGSADEVAELILFLASEKSAYITGQNIRIDGGITRSV, from the coding sequence ATGGGTAGCGAAAAAACGGCGATGATCGTTGGCGGCGGAAGCGGCATGGGAGCCGAAGCCGCACGCAAGCTTTCCGCCGATGGCTATCAGGTCGCCATCCTGTCCTCCTCCGGCAAGGGTGAGGCGCTCGCGAACGAGTTGGGCGGCCTGGGCTTCACCGGCTCCAACCGGAATCCGGACGATCTGAAGCGCTTCGTCGACATGACAGTGGAGCGTTTCGGCCGCATCGACGCGCTCATCAACGGAGCGGGTCACGGGCCAAAAGGCCCGGTGCTGGAGATCTCCGACGAAGATTGGCATATCGGCATGGAGACGTATCTGCTCAACGTCATCCGTGCGACACGGCTGGTGACGCCGGTCATGCTGGCGCAGGGATCGGGCTCGATCGTCAACATATCCACCTATGCGACGTTCGAGCCGGAGGAGATGTTTCCTACCTCGGGTGTTTTCCGCGCCGGGCTGGCGGCGTTCACCAAGCTCTTCTGCGACAGATATGCGGTCCGCAATCTGCGCATGAACAACGTCCTTCCCGGCTTCATCGATTCCCTGCCGGAAAAAGAGGACCGTCGCTCGCGCATCCCCATGGGTCGCTACGGATCGGCGGACGAGGTCGCCGAGCTTATCTTGTTCCTGGCTTCCGAAAAGTCGGCCTACATCACCGGCCAGAACATCCGCATAGACGGCGGCATTACGAGGTCCGTGTGA
- a CDS encoding SlyX family protein gives MSEKRLEKLEMLVAEQEKTIEELSAGLAEQWKTVDLLQKKLDRLTERFLALEEQTAPDVPVTKPPHW, from the coding sequence ATGAGCGAGAAACGGCTCGAAAAACTGGAAATGCTGGTCGCCGAGCAGGAAAAGACCATCGAGGAGCTTTCCGCCGGGCTCGCCGAGCAATGGAAGACCGTGGACCTTCTGCAAAAGAAGCTCGACAGGCTCACCGAGCGCTTCCTGGCGCTGGAGGAGCAGACGGCGCCGGACGTGCCGGTGACCAAGCCACCGCACTGGTGA
- a CDS encoding LysR family transcriptional regulator, with amino-acid sequence MSRRLPNLNAVRAFDAAARHQSFSRAADELGVTHASISRYVKNLEAELGVLLFERRHRQVALTAAGSRYAQIVADGLMLISLDTGTKVARNAKGRVVVEADSDLALLWLMPLLDKNALDTLGIELELRSYAEPPRTIAPDADLALTWGPMDVPGFSRELFLDFTSFPVCAPDQAEQVIDRGLEAQTLIHDRALNGWDETLKRSGASLDAASGYLMFHRTYLCLDAAARGVGVAIGDDVTAGAMLRQGRLVRPCGPNLPGRKSFYLSSSSRRPSRPAVEAMRSWLLSRATEHAEWAKQEGLSPSA; translated from the coding sequence ATGAGCCGCCGTCTGCCGAACCTGAATGCCGTCCGCGCCTTCGATGCCGCAGCCCGGCACCAGAGCTTTTCGCGCGCGGCTGATGAACTCGGCGTTACGCATGCCTCGATCAGCCGCTATGTGAAGAATCTGGAGGCGGAGCTCGGCGTACTCCTGTTCGAACGCCGGCATCGGCAGGTCGCATTGACGGCGGCGGGATCGCGCTATGCGCAGATCGTTGCCGACGGGCTGATGCTGATTTCGCTCGATACGGGCACCAAGGTGGCGCGGAACGCGAAAGGGAGGGTGGTCGTCGAGGCCGATTCTGACCTTGCATTGCTGTGGCTCATGCCTCTGTTGGACAAGAATGCGCTGGATACGCTCGGTATAGAACTAGAATTGCGCTCCTACGCCGAACCGCCGCGCACCATCGCTCCGGATGCGGATCTGGCCCTCACCTGGGGGCCGATGGATGTGCCGGGCTTTTCCCGTGAACTTTTCCTGGATTTCACGTCTTTTCCGGTCTGTGCCCCCGATCAGGCCGAGCAGGTAATTGATCGTGGACTGGAGGCGCAGACACTTATCCACGACCGCGCGCTGAATGGTTGGGACGAGACGCTGAAACGTAGTGGAGCCAGTCTGGATGCCGCCAGCGGCTACCTGATGTTTCACCGGACCTATCTCTGTCTTGACGCCGCCGCAAGGGGAGTGGGAGTCGCGATCGGCGATGATGTCACGGCGGGCGCGATGCTGCGTCAGGGCAGGCTGGTCCGGCCCTGCGGCCCAAACCTCCCCGGCCGCAAATCATTCTATCTCTCCTCCAGTTCGCGCCGGCCGAGCCGGCCTGCTGTTGAGGCGATGCGCTCCTGGCTGCTGAGCCGCGCAACGGAACATGCCGAATGGGCGAAGCAGGAGGGCTTGTCGCCATCGGCGTAG
- a CDS encoding M20/M25/M40 family metallo-hydrolase has product MTEVSPVLDRLDADLDESLERLFALLRIQSISTDPAYAAECLKAADWLVADLRSIGFEASVRSTPGHPMVVAHHEGEGPHVLFYGHYDVQPVDPLDLWEDDPFAPSLKEVAPDRQIIVGRGSSDDKGQLMTFVEACRAYKSVHGKLPCKISILFEGEEESGSPSLKPFLKEHAEELKADFALVCDTAMWDRETPAICVGLRGLVGEEVTVRGADRDLHSGFFGGAAANPIRILARVLSDMHDDDGAVTIPGFYEGVEETPEDILKSWEALGQDARSMLAPIGLSELAGEKGRSALELVWARPTAEFNGIYGGYTGQGFKTVIAAQASAKVSFRLVHKQDPDKIRAAFRAFVRERIPADCTVEFTPHGGSPAIQLSYDSPLVTTAQAALTEEWNKPAVPIAMGGSIPIVGDFQNLLGMDSLLVGFGLSDDRIHSPNEKYELSSFHKGQRSWARILDALAKSTTAE; this is encoded by the coding sequence ATGACAGAAGTCTCCCCCGTCCTCGACAGGCTCGACGCCGACCTCGACGAAAGTCTCGAACGGCTGTTCGCGCTGCTGAGGATCCAGTCGATCTCGACCGACCCCGCCTATGCCGCCGAATGCCTCAAGGCCGCCGATTGGCTGGTGGCCGACCTGCGCTCCATCGGCTTCGAGGCCAGCGTAAGGAGCACGCCGGGCCATCCCATGGTCGTCGCCCACCATGAGGGCGAAGGGCCACACGTGCTGTTTTACGGCCATTACGACGTACAGCCGGTGGATCCGCTCGACCTGTGGGAGGACGATCCCTTTGCGCCGTCGCTCAAGGAAGTCGCGCCGGACCGCCAGATCATCGTCGGGCGAGGCAGTTCGGACGACAAGGGGCAACTCATGACCTTTGTCGAGGCGTGCCGCGCCTACAAGTCTGTGCACGGCAAGCTGCCCTGCAAGATCAGCATTCTGTTCGAGGGCGAGGAAGAATCGGGATCGCCCTCGCTGAAGCCTTTCCTCAAGGAACATGCGGAGGAGTTGAAGGCCGACTTCGCGCTCGTTTGCGACACCGCGATGTGGGACCGCGAAACGCCGGCTATCTGCGTGGGGCTGCGCGGTTTGGTTGGGGAGGAGGTGACGGTCAGGGGCGCTGACCGCGACTTGCATTCGGGCTTCTTTGGCGGCGCGGCGGCCAATCCTATCCGCATTCTCGCGCGTGTGCTGTCCGACATGCACGACGACGACGGCGCCGTTACGATTCCCGGCTTCTACGAAGGCGTAGAGGAAACGCCGGAGGATATCCTGAAGAGCTGGGAGGCCCTTGGGCAGGATGCACGAAGCATGCTGGCGCCGATCGGCCTGTCGGAGCTCGCCGGCGAAAAGGGACGCTCGGCGCTGGAACTCGTCTGGGCGCGGCCGACGGCGGAGTTCAACGGGATCTATGGCGGCTACACGGGTCAAGGCTTCAAGACGGTGATCGCCGCGCAAGCTTCCGCCAAAGTCTCGTTTCGGCTGGTGCACAAGCAGGATCCGGACAAGATCCGGGCCGCATTCCGCGCCTTCGTGCGCGAGCGCATCCCGGCCGATTGCACGGTGGAGTTCACGCCCCATGGCGGTTCGCCGGCGATACAGCTTTCCTACGATTCGCCTCTCGTCACCACGGCCCAGGCCGCGCTGACGGAGGAGTGGAACAAGCCGGCGGTGCCGATCGCCATGGGCGGATCCATTCCCATCGTCGGCGACTTCCAGAACCTGCTCGGCATGGATTCACTGCTGGTGGGTTTTGGCCTGTCCGACGACCGCATCCATTCGCCCAACGAGAAATATGAGTTGAGCTCCTTCCACAAGGGACAGCGTTCCTGGGCGCGTATTCTCGACGCGCTGGCAAAGAGCACCACTGCCGAATGA
- the msrA gene encoding peptide-methionine (S)-S-oxide reductase MsrA has protein sequence MFFLADLMNKKTKLPTPDEALPGRAEPIPTAEKHLVSGRPLKGPYPEGMEVAYFGMGCFWGAERLFWQTDGVWVTAVGYAGGHTPNPTYRETTTGLTGHAEVVQVVYDPSIVSFEALLKIFWESHDPTHGMRQGNDVGTTYRSAIYTTTNAQLKAAKASKEEYQRALSGAGGGKITTEIAPAPTFYYAEADHQQYLAANPGGYCGLRGTGVECPAPAVGAR, from the coding sequence ATGTTCTTTCTTGCCGACCTGATGAACAAGAAGACCAAGCTGCCGACGCCCGACGAGGCATTGCCCGGGCGCGCCGAGCCCATTCCCACCGCCGAAAAGCACTTGGTGAGCGGGCGGCCGCTCAAAGGGCCCTATCCGGAGGGCATGGAGGTGGCTTATTTCGGCATGGGGTGCTTTTGGGGCGCCGAACGCCTGTTCTGGCAGACGGACGGCGTATGGGTGACGGCGGTCGGCTATGCCGGCGGCCACACGCCCAATCCCACCTATCGCGAGACGACGACCGGCCTCACCGGCCACGCCGAAGTCGTGCAGGTGGTTTACGATCCTTCGATCGTCTCCTTCGAGGCGCTTTTGAAGATATTCTGGGAAAGCCACGATCCCACTCATGGCATGCGCCAGGGCAATGACGTCGGCACCACCTACCGCTCCGCCATCTACACGACGACCAACGCGCAGCTGAAAGCAGCCAAGGCCTCGAAGGAGGAGTACCAGCGCGCGCTTTCGGGTGCCGGCGGCGGCAAGATCACCACCGAGATCGCGCCAGCGCCGACATTCTATTATGCGGAGGCCGACCATCAGCAATATCTGGCTGCCAATCCCGGCGGCTATTGCGGTCTCAGGGGCACTGGCGTCGAATGTCCGGCCCCCGCCGTGGGGGCGCGCTGA
- a CDS encoding acyl-CoA thioesterase, which produces MIDRPAPSNRASYRAFRTIPTRWMDNDIYGHMNNVVHYSLFDTAVNGWLIESGVLDIGRGEQIGLVVETGCRYFAEMAFPDAVTAGLRVAHLGRSSVRYEVALFRNEEETAAAEGFFVHVYVDRESRRPQALAPGLRALLETIAT; this is translated from the coding sequence ATGATCGACCGTCCCGCCCCTTCCAATCGCGCGTCCTATCGGGCCTTTCGGACCATCCCGACACGATGGATGGACAACGACATTTATGGCCACATGAACAATGTCGTGCACTATTCCCTGTTCGACACGGCGGTTAACGGCTGGCTGATCGAGAGCGGCGTTCTCGATATCGGCAGGGGAGAGCAGATCGGCCTGGTGGTGGAGACGGGCTGCCGCTATTTCGCCGAAATGGCATTTCCGGACGCGGTGACCGCGGGATTGCGTGTGGCGCATCTGGGCAGGAGCTCGGTGCGCTACGAGGTCGCGCTGTTCCGCAATGAGGAAGAGACGGCGGCGGCCGAGGGCTTCTTCGTGCATGTCTATGTGGACCGCGAAAGCCGCCGCCCTCAGGCACTTGCGCCCGGATTGCGCGCGCTACTGGAGACAATCGCCACATGA
- a CDS encoding BMP family lipoprotein, with amino-acid sequence MKRFVLGLLAATALSGAAVAQEDFSPALLYDLGGKFDKSFNEMAYTGAERFKEETGVEYVEFEISNDAQREQALRRFAERGHNPIVMAGFTWVEYLNKVAPEYPDVDFTIIDDVVDQPNVRSVTFKEQEGSYLVGILAAMASETGTVGFIGGMEVPLIGKFECGYVGGVKAADPDTTVIRNYTGDTPSAWNDPTKGAEIARTQMDQGADVIYHAAGGTGVGVLQAVADAGKLGIGVDSNQNSLHPGHVLTSMVKKVDVAVYDSFMDAKNDEFTYGVQNVGLAEDAVGYSLDEHNKSLITDEMKAAAEDAKAKIIAGEIEVHNYLEDNSCPYW; translated from the coding sequence ATGAAGCGTTTTGTTTTGGGCCTTTTGGCCGCAACCGCATTGTCCGGCGCAGCCGTGGCGCAGGAGGATTTCTCGCCGGCGCTGCTTTATGACCTGGGCGGGAAGTTCGACAAGTCCTTTAACGAGATGGCCTATACCGGCGCGGAACGTTTCAAGGAAGAAACCGGCGTCGAATATGTGGAGTTCGAGATTTCCAACGACGCTCAGCGCGAGCAGGCGCTGCGGCGCTTCGCCGAGCGCGGGCATAATCCCATCGTGATGGCCGGCTTCACCTGGGTCGAGTATCTCAACAAGGTCGCGCCGGAATATCCGGACGTCGATTTCACCATCATCGACGATGTGGTCGATCAGCCCAATGTGCGCTCCGTCACCTTTAAGGAGCAGGAGGGCTCCTATCTCGTCGGCATCCTGGCCGCGATGGCTTCGGAAACCGGAACCGTGGGCTTCATTGGCGGCATGGAAGTGCCGCTCATCGGCAAGTTCGAATGCGGCTATGTGGGCGGCGTTAAGGCGGCCGATCCGGACACCACGGTCATCCGCAACTACACCGGCGACACGCCTTCGGCCTGGAATGATCCCACCAAGGGCGCCGAGATCGCCCGTACGCAGATGGATCAGGGCGCGGACGTGATCTACCATGCCGCCGGCGGCACCGGCGTCGGCGTGCTCCAGGCGGTCGCGGATGCCGGCAAGCTGGGCATCGGCGTCGATTCCAACCAGAACAGCCTGCATCCGGGCCACGTTCTGACATCGATGGTGAAGAAGGTCGACGTCGCCGTCTACGATTCTTTCATGGACGCAAAGAACGATGAGTTCACCTACGGAGTGCAGAATGTGGGCTTGGCCGAGGACGCGGTCGGCTATTCGCTCGACGAGCATAATAAGAGCCTCATCACGGACGAGATGAAGGCGGCGGCCGAAGATGCCAAGGCGAAGATCATCGCCGGCGAGATCGAGGTGCACAACTATCTCGAGGACAACAGCTGCCCCTACTGGTAA
- the rpsA gene encoding 30S ribosomal protein S1 translates to MSQFNPTRDDFASLLEESFSERDAGEGSVVKGVITAIEKDMAIIDVGLKVEGRVPLKEFGAKAKDGQMKVGDEVEVYVERIENALGEAMLSREKARREESWVKLEEKFNNGERVEGVIFNQVKGGFTVDLDGAVAFLPRSQVDIRPIRDVSPLMHTPQPFEILKMDKRRGNIVVSRRTVLEESRAEQRSEIVQNLEEGQVVEGMVKNITDYGAFVDLGGIDGLLHVTDMAWRRVNHPTEILNIGQTVKVQIIRINQETHRISLGMKQLEADPWEGIGGKYPLGKKVTGRVTNITDYGAFVELEPGIEGLIHVSEMSWTKKNVHPGKILSTTQEVEVVVLEVDPVKRRISLGLKQTLENPWEAFARTHPAGTVVEGEVKNKTEFGLFIGLEGDVDGMVHLSDLDWSRPGEQVIEEYNRGDVVQAQVLDVDVEKERISLGIKQLGRDSVGEAAASGDLRKGAVVTCEVTGVKDGGLEVRLVDHDVESFIKRSDLSRDRDEQRPERFSVGQKVDARVTMFDKKTRRLNVSIKALEIAEEKEAVAQFGSTDSGASLGDILGAALKKQGGDEE, encoded by the coding sequence ATGTCACAATTTAATCCGACTCGCGACGATTTCGCGAGCCTTCTCGAAGAATCCTTCTCCGAGCGCGACGCGGGCGAAGGGTCCGTCGTCAAGGGCGTCATCACGGCCATCGAAAAAGACATGGCCATCATCGATGTCGGCCTCAAGGTCGAAGGGCGCGTGCCGCTGAAGGAATTCGGCGCCAAGGCCAAGGACGGCCAGATGAAGGTGGGCGACGAGGTCGAGGTCTACGTCGAACGCATCGAGAATGCGCTCGGCGAGGCCATGCTCAGCCGTGAGAAGGCGCGCCGCGAGGAGAGCTGGGTCAAGCTCGAAGAGAAGTTCAACAATGGCGAGCGCGTCGAAGGCGTGATCTTCAATCAGGTCAAGGGCGGCTTCACTGTCGATCTCGACGGCGCCGTCGCCTTCCTGCCGCGCAGCCAGGTGGACATCCGTCCGATCCGCGATGTATCGCCGCTCATGCACACGCCGCAGCCTTTCGAGATCCTCAAGATGGACAAGCGCCGCGGCAACATCGTCGTCTCGCGCCGTACCGTGCTCGAAGAGAGCCGGGCCGAGCAGCGCTCGGAGATCGTGCAGAACCTCGAAGAGGGCCAGGTGGTCGAGGGCATGGTCAAGAACATCACCGATTACGGTGCGTTCGTCGACCTCGGCGGCATCGACGGCCTGCTGCATGTCACCGACATGGCATGGCGCCGCGTCAACCATCCGACCGAAATCCTCAATATCGGCCAGACGGTGAAGGTGCAGATCATCCGCATCAACCAGGAGACGCACCGCATCTCGCTCGGTATGAAGCAGCTCGAGGCCGACCCGTGGGAAGGCATCGGCGGCAAGTACCCGCTGGGCAAGAAGGTCACCGGCCGCGTTACCAACATCACCGACTACGGCGCCTTCGTGGAGCTGGAGCCGGGCATCGAGGGCCTCATCCACGTCTCCGAGATGTCCTGGACCAAGAAGAACGTGCACCCCGGCAAGATCCTGTCCACCACGCAGGAAGTCGAGGTCGTCGTTCTCGAGGTCGATCCGGTCAAGCGCCGCATCTCGCTCGGCCTCAAGCAGACGCTGGAGAACCCGTGGGAAGCCTTCGCGCGCACCCATCCGGCCGGTACGGTGGTCGAGGGCGAGGTCAAGAACAAGACCGAATTCGGCCTGTTCATCGGCCTGGAAGGCGATGTGGACGGCATGGTGCACCTGTCCGATCTCGATTGGTCGCGTCCCGGCGAGCAGGTGATCGAGGAGTACAACCGCGGGGACGTGGTTCAGGCGCAGGTTCTCGACGTGGATGTCGAGAAAGAGCGCATTTCGCTCGGCATCAAGCAGCTCGGCCGCGATTCGGTCGGCGAGGCGGCGGCCTCCGGTGATCTGCGCAAGGGCGCCGTGGTGACCTGCGAAGTCACGGGCGTGAAGGATGGCGGCCTCGAGGTTCGCCTGGTCGATCACGATGTCGAATCCTTCATCAAGCGCTCCGACCTGTCGCGTGATCGCGACGAGCAGCGCCCGGAGCGCTTCTCCGTCGGCCAAAAGGTCGATGCCCGCGTCACCATGTTCGACAAGAAGACGAGACGCCTCAATGTCTCGATCAAGGCGCTGGAAATAGCCGAGGAGAAGGAAGCGGTCGCTCAGTTCGGCTCCACCGACTCCGGCGCTTCGCTCGGCGACATCCTGGGCGCTGCGCTCAAGAAGCAGGGCGGCGACGAGGAATAG